In one window of Macrobrachium nipponense isolate FS-2020 chromosome 2, ASM1510439v2, whole genome shotgun sequence DNA:
- the LOC135221307 gene encoding serine/arginine repetitive matrix protein 1-like, translated as MRALNEGAFLYIGNPVRSVVHGCLPSGLNITSVSSEESASSSRGVKEDALLSVAQTPKLSPVEALFDADQVCPPVCPTLGMRPCSFTLSLDEVLGLLPTRLLREPAVTLREVVKTPLRDVQMHALLRDLPDPHATQQAASPLSQQQYKRSPRCATARACQLMSPESFSKHSCRRSRSPVSRPRRAPSSSTHATKCAFSPTSESEYPSSELPSSAPPPEVPSPHRDPCKAATQPSQRQPYRLSQLIRGRRSPTLPQEQGRKRVPSSYGLPAPLPIPLGKLGEQLRGFTIPKLPQVLNVSRDPPDRAPTVLAERAPSPLSPPTLPEADRHPPIPPSPFSQGAVQRGHKDLWEAAKNHPRDSEPPRTPVLWGPRLPNLLWPLMNN; from the exons GGGGCATTCCTGTACATCGGAAACCCCGTGAGGAGTGTCGTGCATGGTTGCCTGCCCAGTGGGTTGAATATCACCAGCG TCTCCTCGGAGGAATCAGCCTCATCCTCCCGTGGTGTTAAGGAAGACGCCCTTCTCTCTGTGGCGCAGACCCCAAAGCTCTCCCCTGTGGAGGCTCTTTTTGACGCTGACCAGGTCTGTCCTCCTGTCTGCCCCACCTTGGGGATGCGGCCCTGCAGCTTCACCTTGTCCCTGGATGAGGTCCTCGGACTCCTCCCGACACGCCTTCTTCGAGAGCCAGCAGTGACTCTCAGAGAAGTAGTAAAGACTCCTCTCAGAGACGTGCAGATGCACGCTCTCCTTCGAGACCTGCCAGACCCTCACGC TACCCAACAGGCTGCTTCACCTCTGTCTCAGCAACAGTATAAGCGCTCACCGAGATGTGCCACTGCCCGTGCGTGCCAACTCATGTCACCAGAGAGTTTTTCTAAACATTCCTGCAGGCGCTCTCGTTCTCCAGTATCACGCCCCAGACGCgctccttcttcttctacacATGCTACAAAATGTGCATTTTCACCT ACGTCTGAGTCAGAGTACCCATCCTCGGAACTTCCATCGTCTGCTCCTCCTCCAGAGGTCCCATCTCCACATCGGGATCCTTGTAAAGCTGCAACCCAGCCTTCCCAAAGGCAGCCATATAGGCTTTCACAGTTGATCAGAGGTCGTCGTTCCCCGACTCTTCCTCAAGAACAAGGCCGCAAGCGGGTCCCTTCTTCTTATGGCCTTCCAGCCCCCCTTCCTATTCCTCTTGGGAAGTTGGGAGAGCAGTTAAGGGGATTTACTATCCCTAAGCTGCCACAAGTGCTTAATGTCAG CCGAGATCCTCCTGACAGGGCTCCCACAGTGCTTGCAGAGAGGGCTCCATCTCCCCTTTCTCCTCCAACTTTGCCAGAAGCAGACAGGCATCCTCCAATTCCACCTTCCCCCTTCTCGCAAGGGGCTGTCCAACGGGGGCATAAGGACCTTTGGGAAGCAGCAAAGAATCACCCTCGCGATTCAGAGCCTCCAAGGACTCCTGTGTTGTGGGGGCCTCGGCTCCCAAACCTTCTGTGGCCCCTCATGAATAACTAG